From Streptomyces griseorubiginosus, one genomic window encodes:
- a CDS encoding DUF2690 domain-containing protein, protein MLRSRLFLRSTLLLFALTGTSLFALPQTASAVGCQGGECTGKNPVTEGCDTDAMLVEEYDQGTSLSLKFFRSPACDASWAKVTVDYTDTGLYNQNVNIFYVPQLGGSESVLKGGTTSTDNFAVPTPMVGGDALAKGCYNDVSLDLDPAPETWARQGATGGCTQWH, encoded by the coding sequence GTGCTCAGATCCAGACTGTTCCTCAGATCCACGCTGCTCCTGTTCGCCCTGACGGGCACCTCTCTGTTCGCGCTCCCGCAGACCGCCTCGGCGGTCGGCTGCCAGGGGGGCGAATGCACGGGAAAGAACCCGGTCACCGAAGGGTGTGACACGGACGCGATGCTGGTCGAGGAGTACGACCAGGGAACCTCGCTCAGTCTCAAGTTCTTCCGCTCGCCGGCCTGCGACGCCTCGTGGGCCAAGGTGACCGTCGACTACACCGACACCGGTCTGTACAACCAGAACGTCAACATCTTCTACGTACCGCAGTTGGGCGGCAGCGAGAGCGTACTCAAAGGCGGCACAACCTCCACCGACAACTTCGCCGTGCCCACGCCGATGGTCGGCGGCGACGCCCTGGCGAAGGGCTGCTACAACGACGTCTCCCTGGACCTGGATCCGGCCCCGGAGACCTGGGCGCGGCAGGGAGCGACGGGAGGGTGCACCCAATGGCACTGA
- a CDS encoding CHAT domain-containing protein has product MDRFEEIRAARRELDAVVEEIRQLDGFEDFLPEPTEEDVHRAAEDQPLVYLSAAERGGVALVVHDHDVRHVDLPDLTAEAVRTRARAHDDAHKAYAADRTGRLTQWEKSLETTTKWLWDDLMGPVCDTLRASDRAVLVAGGLLGLLPLHAAWTEDPAAPTGRRYALDDLVISYVPNARSLTSARARARGRVERLAVVVDPAGRPPLGSAEQEARAAAAGFPACTTVLRGPAAHAAAARDALADADAAHFACHGQADLLTPLDSSLLLAGSDELRLRDLLGLRLTLRLAVLSACESYLPGTVMPDEVVSLPAGLLQAGVAGVVAAMWSLPDVQAALLMTDFYRRWRAEDDHPATALRDAQVWLRDVPNGERFALLQQALAAGEPWLPDDESTEGLLLALEFQESDERSFADLHSWAGFGHFGA; this is encoded by the coding sequence GTGGACCGCTTCGAGGAGATCCGCGCGGCCAGGCGCGAACTCGACGCCGTGGTGGAGGAGATCCGGCAGCTTGACGGGTTCGAGGACTTCCTGCCCGAACCGACCGAGGAGGACGTCCACCGCGCCGCCGAGGACCAGCCGCTCGTGTACCTCTCGGCGGCCGAACGCGGCGGAGTCGCCCTCGTCGTGCACGACCACGACGTACGCCACGTGGACCTGCCCGACCTGACCGCCGAAGCCGTGCGCACCCGGGCGCGCGCCCACGACGACGCCCACAAGGCGTACGCGGCCGACCGCACCGGACGCCTCACGCAGTGGGAGAAGTCCCTGGAAACGACCACGAAGTGGCTTTGGGACGACCTCATGGGCCCGGTCTGCGACACCCTGCGCGCCTCCGACCGGGCTGTCCTGGTGGCCGGCGGCCTGCTCGGACTGCTGCCCCTGCACGCGGCTTGGACCGAGGATCCGGCCGCACCCACCGGACGCCGCTACGCCCTCGACGACCTCGTCATCAGTTATGTGCCCAACGCCCGCTCCCTCACTTCTGCCCGCGCACGGGCCAGGGGCCGCGTCGAGCGGCTGGCAGTCGTCGTGGACCCGGCCGGGCGGCCACCCCTGGGCTCGGCCGAGCAGGAGGCCCGCGCGGCGGCGGCCGGTTTCCCGGCCTGTACGACCGTGCTGCGCGGCCCGGCTGCCCACGCCGCCGCGGCCCGCGACGCCCTCGCCGACGCCGACGCCGCGCACTTCGCCTGTCACGGGCAGGCCGATCTGCTCACCCCGCTGGACAGCAGCCTGCTGCTGGCCGGCTCGGACGAACTGCGGCTGCGCGACCTGCTGGGGTTGCGGCTGACGCTCCGCCTGGCCGTCCTGTCCGCCTGCGAGTCGTATCTGCCGGGTACCGTCATGCCGGACGAGGTGGTGTCGCTGCCCGCCGGACTGCTCCAGGCGGGCGTCGCCGGTGTCGTCGCGGCCATGTGGTCGTTGCCCGACGTGCAGGCCGCGCTCCTCATGACCGACTTCTACCGGCGCTGGCGCGCCGAGGACGATCACCCGGCCACGGCGCTGCGCGACGCCCAGGTCTGGCTGCGCGACGTCCCCAACGGCGAACGGTTCGCCCTCCTGCAGCAGGCCCTCGCCGCCGGCGAACCCTGGCTGCCGGACGACGAGAGCACCGAAGGACTCCTCCTGGCACTGGAGTTCCAGGAAAGCGACGAGCGTTCCTTCGCCGACCTCCACTCCTGGGCCGGCTTCGGCCACTTCGGGGCGTGA
- a CDS encoding ComEC/Rec2 family competence protein, with the protein MIRVEALPAHEGDCLWVEWTHEGRTRRMLVDGGRGGREGRLPEGLAARFRRQPTAERTFDLVVCTHLDADHIGGLIPLFRDPPEGFTADEVWFNGDRQILGDVLSHAQADTFSRLLVDQPWNTRFNGRAVAVPVGGALPEFDIQGLRLTLLSPQRGALLDLSRDWTRWVEETERERLAPEAPAPPDVLRGGDIGVAWEELALRPYARDESVPNQSSIAFLAEYDGARVLFGADAHAETLCDGLRRLDDTPWGRPYRVDLCKVPHHGSSRNLSPELLARLDCRHWLFSTSGARFGHPDRRTVARLARRYQDPVLWFNYLSSSTIEYACPGLAAERGFRAVHPPEDRPGADLTVTPGRVTRTHTDPERAQ; encoded by the coding sequence GTGATCAGAGTCGAAGCACTGCCGGCCCATGAGGGCGACTGCCTCTGGGTGGAGTGGACGCACGAAGGACGCACCCGCCGCATGCTCGTCGACGGCGGCCGCGGGGGCCGCGAAGGCCGGCTGCCCGAGGGCCTCGCCGCCCGGTTCCGCAGACAGCCGACCGCCGAGCGCACCTTCGACCTCGTGGTGTGCACCCATCTCGACGCCGACCACATCGGCGGCCTGATACCCCTGTTCCGCGATCCGCCAGAGGGCTTCACCGCGGACGAGGTGTGGTTCAACGGCGACCGGCAGATCCTCGGCGACGTCCTCAGCCACGCCCAGGCCGACACCTTCTCCCGGCTGTTGGTGGACCAGCCCTGGAACACGCGCTTCAACGGACGCGCCGTCGCTGTCCCGGTCGGCGGGGCGCTGCCCGAATTCGACATCCAAGGGCTGCGGCTGACCTTGCTGTCCCCGCAGCGGGGCGCCCTGCTGGACCTGAGCCGGGACTGGACGCGCTGGGTGGAGGAAACCGAACGCGAACGGCTCGCCCCCGAGGCCCCCGCGCCCCCGGACGTCCTGCGCGGCGGCGACATCGGTGTGGCCTGGGAGGAACTGGCGCTGCGCCCCTACGCCCGCGACGAGTCCGTGCCTAACCAGTCGAGCATCGCCTTCCTCGCCGAGTACGACGGTGCCCGTGTGCTGTTCGGCGCCGACGCGCACGCCGAGACCCTCTGCGACGGTCTGCGCCGCCTGGACGACACCCCGTGGGGACGGCCGTATCGGGTGGACCTGTGCAAGGTGCCGCATCACGGCAGCAGCCGCAATCTCAGCCCGGAACTCCTCGCCCGACTGGACTGCCGCCACTGGCTGTTCTCCACCAGTGGCGCCCGTTTCGGCCACCCCGACCGGCGAACAGTCGCCCGGCTCGCGCGGCGGTACCAGGACCCCGTGCTGTGGTTCAACTACCTCTCGTCCAGCACCATCGAGTACGCCTGCCCCGGACTCGCTGCCGAGCGGGGCTTCCGGGCCGTCCACCCGCCCGAGGACCGACCGGGCGCCGACCTGACGGTGACACCCGGCCGGGTGACCCGCACGCACACCGATCCGGAGAGGGCACAGTGA
- a CDS encoding CHAT domain-containing protein, whose protein sequence is MNPDPALVELIDLWYELPVLVGEDWPELRPRLLTAVEELATAQPAEYERRALALLRLLLGHAEVRKRLAPALIGKTIPTDRAADAEEGAISRPARRLALRAGVLPADDPPGPSGRWINAVAEPGDPLSPGAWVLAFDLADTPRDTAVAAPLGHLDEPDAWPVSLTVRVYSADAVVEPLSDTLTVPREGPSPDRARFQVTPLRAGTPQIHAVFLHGNTYVHSMLVNAGELALRTSARGLTRGAVGRERDRGLSVQLWPAADGHSYEIVVSGGIGHAYRAHVRKKDVDLDAVARDAREPLRTLATEWGPLAEGDTVTELELSPEAYERYTTLLAEAGCRMFRALFFDRADAQLQAVGRKIQGYFAESAPRSVQFITEQPLLPWHLMCPVEDIRDADFRHILGLRHQVDCIPLCADAAGGVTEVAIDTRPGLGVTLGLNRSIDRDGDRDLVRGQETYWRGYLDRGLARLTVHDKQDTVLKALCGDGDPADILYLYCHAVAHDPEDGGPASARLAVEDAHGGIPLRTLHDYGGALPGLPVVVLNACGTAFTSWSSTTSFLTYFLERSRGVLGTEADTPAPFAAAWATAFFDRFLAGEPMGEAVRATREHFAVDRRNPLGLLYALYCNGDTVLHPALATA, encoded by the coding sequence GTGAACCCCGATCCCGCTCTCGTCGAACTCATCGACCTCTGGTACGAGTTGCCGGTCCTGGTGGGCGAGGACTGGCCCGAACTGCGACCCCGCCTCTTGACCGCCGTGGAGGAACTGGCGACGGCACAGCCGGCGGAGTACGAGCGCCGCGCCCTGGCCCTGCTGCGGCTGCTGTTGGGCCACGCCGAGGTCAGGAAGCGGCTCGCCCCGGCCCTGATCGGCAAGACGATCCCCACCGACCGGGCGGCGGACGCGGAGGAGGGGGCCATCAGCCGCCCTGCCCGGCGACTCGCCCTGCGGGCGGGCGTCCTGCCGGCGGACGACCCGCCCGGTCCGTCCGGCCGCTGGATCAACGCAGTGGCCGAGCCTGGCGACCCGCTTTCGCCGGGTGCGTGGGTGCTGGCCTTCGACCTCGCCGACACCCCGCGGGACACGGCCGTCGCGGCGCCGCTCGGGCACCTGGACGAGCCAGACGCCTGGCCCGTGTCCCTGACCGTAAGGGTCTACAGCGCCGACGCAGTGGTGGAGCCCCTCTCCGACACGCTCACCGTGCCCCGCGAGGGACCCTCGCCCGACCGGGCCCGCTTCCAGGTCACACCGCTCAGAGCCGGCACTCCCCAGATCCACGCGGTGTTCTTGCACGGCAACACCTATGTGCACTCGATGCTCGTCAACGCGGGCGAGTTGGCGCTGCGCACGAGTGCCCGCGGCCTGACCCGGGGCGCGGTGGGCAGGGAACGGGACCGCGGGCTGTCCGTGCAGCTGTGGCCGGCCGCCGACGGTCACAGCTACGAAATCGTCGTGTCCGGCGGCATCGGCCACGCGTACCGGGCACACGTGCGCAAGAAGGACGTCGACCTCGACGCCGTGGCCCGCGACGCCCGCGAACCCCTGCGCACGCTGGCCACCGAGTGGGGGCCGCTCGCCGAAGGTGACACGGTGACGGAGCTCGAACTGTCGCCGGAAGCCTACGAGAGGTACACCACGCTGCTCGCCGAGGCCGGCTGCCGCATGTTCCGCGCGCTGTTCTTCGACCGTGCGGATGCCCAACTGCAGGCCGTGGGGCGGAAGATCCAGGGCTACTTCGCCGAGTCCGCACCGCGCAGCGTGCAGTTCATCACGGAGCAGCCCTTGCTGCCCTGGCATCTCATGTGCCCCGTCGAGGACATACGCGACGCTGACTTCCGGCACATCCTGGGACTGCGCCATCAGGTTGACTGCATCCCCCTCTGCGCCGACGCTGCTGGCGGCGTCACGGAGGTGGCCATCGACACCCGGCCGGGCCTCGGCGTCACGCTCGGCCTCAACCGGAGCATCGACCGGGACGGCGACCGGGATCTGGTGCGAGGACAGGAGACCTACTGGCGCGGCTACCTGGACCGGGGGCTGGCCCGCCTCACCGTCCACGACAAGCAGGACACCGTCCTGAAGGCCCTGTGCGGTGACGGAGACCCTGCCGACATCCTTTACCTCTACTGCCATGCCGTCGCCCACGACCCCGAGGACGGCGGACCGGCCTCCGCAAGGCTCGCCGTGGAGGACGCCCACGGTGGCATCCCTCTGCGCACCCTCCATGACTACGGTGGTGCGCTGCCCGGACTGCCCGTCGTCGTGCTGAACGCGTGCGGTACCGCCTTCACCTCGTGGTCGTCCACGACGAGCTTCCTCACCTATTTCCTCGAACGTTCCCGGGGCGTGCTCGGCACCGAGGCGGACACACCCGCACCGTTCGCCGCAGCCTGGGCAACCGCGTTCTTCGACCGGTTCCTGGCCGGCGAGCCGATGGGCGAGGCGGTCCGTGCCACCCGGGAGCACTTCGCCGTCGATCGCCGCAATCCGCTCGGCCTGCTCTACGCCCTGTACTGCAACGGCGACACGGTCCTGCACCCCGCACTCGCCACCGCCTGA